From the genome of Streptomyces sp. NBC_01142:
GTGGCCAAGGATTGACGCTTTCACGTTCCTGGAATGCCGCTCTGCTTCACGATGGAACCAGGATGGAGCAAGCGACGGTAGTGTCTGTCAGGCAGTTAGCGAAAACCCCTCGCAGCCCCTGGAGCGGAATCGTCCAACACTCACCGGGGTGGAGGGTGCCGTAGGAGTTGGGGCTCGGACCTTGCGCTTCGGACCCGATTTCGATCGGATCACCCACCGCGTCGTTATTTATGACGAGCAACAAAGGCCATGAAAAGACCGTGGTGAGCCCGCTGGACCCCCAGACATAGGTCTTGCCGCGGACCTTGACTACATAGGTGTACATAGCTGTCACTGACCTCAGGTCCCGCTGTAAAATGCATACACGTGAAAAGTACGCCGGAAGTCAGTTCGCATTGGCTCGCGCGCTGACCTGAATGAGCTCACGCCCCTAGCCATGGTCGTGCCACCGTCATGGTGTCCCCGGTCGCTTCGACTCGCGGGGGAGGGGGGCAGGCGCAATCTCGCACTCGGCGGTCCGCCCAGAGGGAGGCGGCAATTGGCCCTTCAACCGGACATCCAGCCGGGCGCCTCTAATAGAAACCGTAGCGCAGGAGCACTCCCCCTGCCAGCACAGCGTGGAGTTCAGTCAGAACAGGAGCTCCTCCGGCCGGAGCACACTTCGTTCACAACCTCGAACTCCTACTGACTTCGGCTCATCAAGGATGTTGGGTCGTCGAGGGCTACTGAGGTTGAACTCGTGGCGTCGTACGGGGCTGACGGCTGGCGGTCCGCTGCGGTATCACCGAGGGCATGCGGTATCCACAAGGGGGCGGGCTGACCGCCGAACGCCAGCAGTTCCGCGAGGCGTTACTGCTCCAGGCCAGGCGGCGGAGCGGTTCGCCCAAGGTGAGGCGAGTGAGGTGATCGCCAGGGACCTGCGGGTCAGTGCCCGGTCGATACAGCGGTGGCGGCAGATGTGGAACGAGGGCGGTCCGCGGGCTCTGCGGTCGCACGGGTCGACGTCGCTGCCGAGGCTAAGAGGTCCTAACAGAAGCTGTTGATCATGTGACTTTCGGTCCGGAGGTCGTTGGTCTGGCCGTGGGAAAGCGTCAGTCGCGGCCGTGGATCGTGTCGGATGAACTGTGGTCACTGATCGAGCCGTTGTTGCCGAAGCCAGCGCCGAAGCAGGTGGAAGGCCGTCCGCGGGTGCCGGACCGGCAGGCCTTGTGCGGGATCTTGTTCGTGCTGCATACCGGGATCCAGTGGGAGTACCTGCCGCAGGAGCTGGGCTTCGGCTCCGGGATGACTTGCCGACGGCGTCTGGCCGCGTGGAACGATGCCGGCGTCTGGGACCAACTGCACTTGGTGCTGCTGAAGAAGCTGCGGGTCGCGAAGAAGCTGGACTAGTCGCGGGCGGTGATTGACTCCTCCCACGTCAGGGCCGCTCGGCGGGGCCCAAAAGCGGTCCCAGCCCGGTCGACAGAGCACGTCCGGGCAGCAAGCGCCACCTCATCGTCGACGGCCAGGGCATCCCACTCGCCGTCTCGCTGACCGGCGGCAACCGCAATGACGTCACCCAGCTGGTACCCCTGCTGAAGAAGATCCCGTCTGTCGCCGGCCTGGTCGGACGGCCACGCAACCGACCCGACACCCTGCTCGGCGACCGCGGCTACGACCACGACAAATACCGCCAGCTGGCCTGGGCGACCGGAATCAAACCCGTGATCGCCCGCCGCGTCGTCCCGCACGGGTCCGGACTTGGAATCCACCGCTGGGTTGTCGAGCGGACGATCTCCTGGCTCCACGGCTTTCGCAGGCTCCGCATCCGATGGGAACGACGGACATCCACACGGCCGGGCAACAGAGTTGGACGACGCGGACACGGACACGGACACGCAAGACTGCGACACAAGGGCCTCCTGGCAGCGCGTTGCTTCGACAACTCCGAGCTGAGCAGGAGGCCCTGCCTTCATGCGCGTCACGACCCGAGATCACCAGATCGGGCCGGCCCAGTCGAACCGATGTCCACCACGCTCGGTAAGACAACGGCTTCTAAAGCCCACGGCATCCGCGGGCGGCGCCCCCATCAGTGGTCAGTTCACGATGCCGCGTTCGGAGTCGGGGCGACAGATCTCGCAGGCCCGGACCCCTCCGTCACATAGTGCGTTGCGGGCTTCGTCGCGGGCGGGCGGCTTCGGCAACTCGACGCCGGCCCTGGGCGCCTCGCTGCGTGAGGGAGGAGCCATAGGAACCATGCCGAGCGACCGCGCCAGGTAGCCCACGACGAGCCCAAGGCCCCGTCCGATGTGGTCGGCCGCAGTGCGAGCCGCGGGTCCCGTGCTCGGCGGTCTGATCGGGGCTGCCGGATCGCCGCACGGTTCTCCGGTCGCGGTCAAGGTCGCCGTCGGCCTAGGAGTTGTCGTCAAAGTGTCACGCCCACATCAGGAGGGATGCCAGGGTGACGGCTGCCTGGTAGGACTCGACGGTCTTGTCGTACCGGGTGGCGATGCCGCGCCATTGCTTGAGGCGGTTGAAGCAGCGTTCGACGACATTGCGCCGCTTGTAGATCTGCCGGTCGAAGGCCGGTGGGCGTCCGCCGCGGCTCCCGAGCCGGGCCCGGTTGCGGATCTGATCGGTCCGTTCAGGGATGGTGTGGGCGATGCCCCGGCGTCGCAGCCAGGTGCGGATGGCCCTGGAGCTGTAGCCCTTGTCCCCAATGACGTGGTCGGGCATCACGCGGGGTCGGCCGGGTCCGACGCGGGGCACCCGTATCGCGTCCATCACGGCGGTGAACCGGGTGCAGTCGTTGGTGTTCCCACCGGTCACGACGAAGCCGAGCGGGCGGCCGACGGCGTCGCAGGCCGGATGAATCTTGCTGGTCAGGCCACCTCTGGACCGGCCGAGCGCCGGGCTTCGGACCCCCCTTTTCGTGCCCCGGCGGCGTGCTGATGGGCCCGCACGACCGTCGAGTCGACCGACACCAGCCAGTCGATGTCCCCGGCCGCGTCGGCCTTCGCCTGCGCGGCCCGCAGCATCCGCTCGAACGTTCCGTCTTTTGCCCACCTTCGAAAGCGGGTGTGGAGTGTGGCCCACGATCCGTACCGCTCGGGCACGTCCCGCCAGGCCGTGCCCGTCCGGAACTTCCACACGATCCCGTTGAGGACCGTCCGGTCGTCCAGGCGCTTCCGGCCCCGCTCCGAACAGGGCAGCAGCGGACAGACGAACTCCCACTCGACATCAGACAGTTCATGGCGACCTATCACCCAACCATGATCCACCACGCAAGATCATTTGACGACAGGCCCTAGTCCGTCGCGGTCCTTGCCCGTGCCCAGCAGGACGCCGTCTGGGACCGAACTCAGGCCGGCAACAAGCTGACCTCGCACCTGCGCGAGTACTTCCCCAGCTACCTGGCCGCCGCCGGCCACCGACGTGAGGGCATCTACCACCCCATAGCCCGGGCTCTCCTGGCCGCGGTGCCCACCCCACGCCAAGCAGCCAAACTTACCCGGTCCCAGCTGCGGACCGTGCTGAAGAAGGCCGGTCGTAAGAACACCATCGACGGGAGGTCGAGCGTCTGCACAACGCGCTCCGAGCTCCGCAGATGCACCATCTCCCCCTGGTCGAGGAGGCCATGGGGCGACAGGCACTTGCGCTGCTGCGGCAGCTGGAGGCGGCGTGCGCGAGCGCCGATGATCTCGCCGAAGCCTCAGTGCAGGCGTTCGAAGCCCATGCCGATGCCGAGATCATCACCAGCTTTCCCGGCCTGGGCCCGCTGAGCGGGGCTCGGGTTCTGGCCGAGATCGGCGACGACCGGACCCGGTTCGCCGACGCCAGAGGTCTGAAGGCGTACGCGGGATCCGCCCCGGTCACCAGAGCCTCCGGCAAAAGCGTGTCCGTCGCGGCCCGCAGGGTCAAGAACCAGAGACTGGCCGGTGTCGGCTACATGTGGGCCTTCTCGGCGATGGCCCATTCGGACGGAGCACGGGCCCACTACGACCGCCGACGAGAGGCCGGAGACCGCCACACGGCCGCGCAGAGAAACCTCTTCAACCGGATGATCGGCTGCCTGCACCACTGCCTGTCTCACCGCGTCCCGTTCAACGAGGCCGTGGCCTTCCCGAACGCTCAAGAGCCCCGTCTTGCCCTTGCCGCTTGACGTGTTCTTCGCATCGGATGTCTTCTTCCCGGCGTCGTAGCCCCGACTGCCGGCGCCGACGACCGCGTCGGCCTTCACGGACTGCGAGTCGATGACCGCAGCCGTCGGCTCCGTTTCCCGACCCACCCTCTCGCGGACCTTCCCGCGCAGCCGGTCGTGGAACTCGGCGATCAGCCCGGTCTCCCGCCATCGGCGGAAGAAGGCGTGACCCGGTCCCAGGCCGGGAAGTCCACCGGCATCGCTCGCCACTTGATCCCGTTGTCCAGGACGTAGAAGACGGCGTCGAGCATCTGGCGGTGGCAGTAGCCCTCCGGACGTCCGCCCCGGCCCTCCAGCCATGCCGGCACCGGCAGCAGCGGACGGATCTCCTGCCACTCGGCATTCGTCAGATCCGTGCCGTACGCCGGCGCCCGGTCGGGCTGATCGGCCGCGTTCCCGAACCGGTGAGCGAGGCAATCGCACGACACGACGGACGAGTTGAGATCCTCGCCCTCGACCGCGTACAACATAGACAACAGGGCCTCCAGGTGCGATCGGCGTCTCAGCAACTCCGAACTGCGCCAGGGGCCCTGTCCTCATGCACGGTCACGACCAGGTTCACTCGCCCCGGCAGCCACTTTCGATCACATCGCACTCAAGATCGATAGGTCAACGGCTTCTGATCGCCGGTATGTGGTGTGGTCTCGGGGGTGGGCTGGTTGTCGAGCCAGGTGGTGGGGATGAGTTTCTCGCCGTTGCGCCAGTTGTAGCGGAGGGCTTCCTGGTACCAGGCATGTGGCAGGTCGGCGTGGTCGCTGACGGTGATCTGGAGGTCGGGGGAGAGTCCGGTAACGACCTGGTGCATGGGCTGGAAGAGGCGGGTGACGGTCACGCGGTCTTCGTCCAGTGCTCCAGCCGTCCCCGTGCTTTGGCCATGTCGGAGGGGTAGTAGGGCTGGGTCGGCTAGTCACCCTCCGGCCCGCCGTGACGGCTCGTGCCGCGCTCGTCGTCGAAGCGGTGCGAGTGACGGCGCCGAGACCGCCGCTCGACGGTTGCTGCCGTGACTGTCAGAGCCGGCGTCTAGCCTTCCGGCCATGGGACTTCATATTTCGGTTGGCATGCTTCAGAACATGGCCGGCGTCGAGGAGCACGAGGCGCTCGTACGCTGGCAGGAGAGATTCGACCTTCTCAGCCGGGCCTTGGCCGATGAGGGAATCGTCTGGCAGGAGCCGGCGTTGGACGAAACGTCACGTCTGCGTTTCATAAGTTTCCCCACCAGCCACCTGCACCACCTGCGCCGCGTCTTCGTGCTGGCGGCCCGGGGCGAGTCCGTCACGCCCGCATCGGCCACCAGCGCTGAGCAGTACGAACGCGACGAGGACAAGGTCTTCGACGAGTCAACGATGATGAGCTCCCACCTGCTGTGCCACTCGGACAGTGCGGGCTTCTACGTGCCGGTCGACTTTGACGATCCACTCTTCCTGCCGGCGGAGAAGCAGGTGGAGGGCGGCGGGATGGTCGGTTCCAGTCAGCAGCTGCTCGCCGAACTGTGCGGCTTCGCTCCCGCCATCGGAGTCCGGCTCGACCGGGACCGGCACCTCTCAGACGAGGAGAGGGCCCGCCTGGACACCGCATCCGACGACCTCTTCGACATGGAGAGGTCCGCCTGGCACCAGCTGTACCAGGTGTGCCGCACGAGCATCGCCACCGGTCGCGCCGTCGTGTTCCACTGACCGGACCGGGGACCGGCGCGGTGGTTGATGCTGCGGTTCCAGTCCCTGCCTGGCGTGAATGTCCTGTCGCGTTCGGCGCTGGTGTGGGCGAAGTGATCGTTTCCGCGGTGAATCCAGCCGCCCACACGGGTGAGTTGGCTGCTCACGCCCTGTCGCAGACCACGAGGGCCGCGCTAGACCCACTCATGTGATCAAGAACCTGATGCGGCGCGGCCTGCCCGCGTTCGTCCTCGCTGTCCTGTCTGTGCTCGGCGCCGCTCCCGCCTCCCACGCCCTGGACGCGCGGCCGGCCGCGGCTGCCACGCCCGTTTTCGATGCAGAACGGATAAGGCTCCCCGGCGGTTGAGCGAGACGTCTGACTCTCGACTCTTCCGCCGGGGAGCCTCGTTGGTGCACGGACCACGAACTCCTGGCGCACTCGAACGCCCTGGACCGCAGGCTCCCTGCCCGAAGGAGCAGCAATTCCAGCTCTTCCATCGCTTCGGACTATGGGTCTGTCCCGTTGGCTGGACACGCCCGCTGCTCACTGACGGCAACCTCCCGGCGATGCCTTCACCCCCCGTGCGGAGATCGACACCTTGCGGGGTCGTTGTTACTGCGTCTCCCCGTTGAAGGCCCAGATGCTGAACGCTGCTCCCTGCGGGTCGTGCAGCGCAGCCAACGGCCCGACGGGGGTGTCGATCGGACCGTGAACGACGGCTCCGCCGAGTTTCCCGACGCGCTCGACGGCCTCGTCGACGTCCGCGACGCAGAAGTAGACGATCCAGCGAGGCTGGACGCCCTCGCGCTGCGGAGGGATGAGCCCGCCGATCATCTCCCCGCCCACCGTGAAGCCCGTGAAGGGGGTGCCGGCCAGATCGACGGTCGTCGTGGTGAGGCCGAAAACCTGCTCGTAGAACGCCGCCGCCGCCTCCGTGCGGGGGGTCATGAGCTCACTCCAGATGAAGGCGCCGGGCTCGTTGACCACCGTGGCGCCGATGTGGTCCTTCGCCTGCCACAGGCCGACCCCCACTCCGATGACATCCTCCCCGAACGCGACCCGGCCGGATTCCAGGGCATCGACCGGCGGCGTCAGCAGTCGGCCGCCGGCCGCCTCGAAGCCGGTCGCCGTGGCGTCGACGTCATCGACGGCGAGGTGGGTCCGCCAGGTCGCAGAGGTTTCCTGCGTCGCCGTGCCAGGGGCTGGAGAGACCAGGGCGGCGACCACGCCATCGTTCATGACCGCCACCGAGCAGGCCGAGCCCCCGTACATCGGTCGCTCTTCGAACTCCCAGTGAAACAGCCGGCCGTAGAAGGACCGAGCCCCCTCCGGGTCGGTGGTCAGCAGTTCCACCCAATTGGGCGTGCCCTGGCGATAGGAAAGGCGGCGCGGCATCGCGGCTCCTCGTCGGTGTGGGGAAGCATCACGGACGCGAACCGGTGAACGTCGGCGAGGAGTTCAGGGTGTTCGCGCGCCGGTGCGGGAGATCTGGGCGTGGAACCCCGGTCGGACCGCGGGGAGATCGGGCGGCGGGACCGGGTATCTGGGGCGTCGGACCGCTCGTTTGCGCAGCTCAAGGGGATAGGAGGAAGGGCGAGCCATGACTCGATACTTTCATGGAATCGAGTCTCTACTGAACCCGGAACGGTTCACAAAGAGGGGCGGGTCTGCAGGTTGCCCTTGGTGAGGAAGTCGAGGAGGATCTGGCGGCTGGTTTGCGAAGTGAGGCTGCCGTAGGCGTCGTCGAAGGCGTGTTCGGCGAAGGGCAGTTCCTTGAATGTGGTGTCTAGGCCGTCGGCTCGGAGTGATGCGGCAAAGCCCTTGATGGTTTCGGGACGGGCGCTGCGGTCGCGGTCGCCCACGACGAGCAGCGTGCGTTGCAGGCCTTTTCGGATGTCGGTGGTCGGGGAGACTTCGCGGTAGCGCTCGGGGTACTGGTCAGGGGTACCGCCGGTGAAGAGTTCTGCGGCCTCGCGGGAGCCTGAAACGTTGTCTTTCCACATCTGGGTGACGTCTGTGCCGGGGTAGAAGCCGACGACGGAGGACGGGGGCTTGGGGGTGGGGCCGTCGGTGGCATGGATCGTGCCGTTCTGGAGGCGGTAGGCGGTGTTCATGGCGAGAGTGCACCGGCGGACATGCCGCCCATGGAGATGCGGGAGAGGTCGACGCTGTACTCGTCGGCGTGGTCCTGCACCCACCTCAGGGCGGATAGCAGGTCTTGCGGGGCGGCGTTCCAGGTGGGTCGGCTGGGGGTGGCCAGGCTGTAGTCGACGGCGATGGCCGCCACACCGTGGTCGGCCAGCCAGCGTCCCGTACCGCGCAGGTCGCTCTTGTCGAAGGTGCGGAAGCCTCCGGCATGGGCAAGGAGGATGGCCGGCACCTTGCTGTTCCGGCTGTGCTTGGCCAGGTACAGGTCAGCCTTGAGCGCCTGGCCGTCGCGGGCGGCGTACACCTGGGTCGTGTCCGGGGTGGCGTTGGGGTAGGCGAGCTGACTGAAGATCTCGCCGAAGGACACCTTCGTACCCGCCTTCTGTGCGGCACTGAACTGGATGCCGCCGATGGCCAGCGCGGCCACGATGGACAGCGTGGTGACCGCGGTGAGGACGCGGCCCCAGCGCGCCAGGCCGCTGCGCCAGGCCAAGGCTCCCAGGAGGACGCCGACTAGAGCGAGGATGGCTATGTGGAAGGGGTACTGGCCGCCGAGCACTGGACCGATCACACCGGCCTTGGGGATCGCCGGAAAGTATGCACCCAGCATGATCGTGGTGGTCAGGAAGGCCACGACGGAGGCGATCAGAGCGACCACGACGCGCAGCGTCCTCTTGACCCTGCCGGGAGGGATGGCCGCCGGCAAAGCGGCCGGGCGTCGGTTTGTGAACATGATGGTGTTCCTTGGGAATGGGTGTGCGGGAGGCGGACTAACTGATCGTTTCAGAATGAGGTTCGGAGTCGTCTCAAGCAGATGATGCTGCAAGCGAGTTGGAGCAGGGCGAGGTGCAGGTCGGCGCGTATCTCGTAGCGGATGCGGAGTCGCTTGAACTGGTGGAGCCAGGCGAAGGTGCGCTCGACGACCCAGCGGGTCCTGCCGAGCCCGGAGCCGTGGGTGGTGCCGCGGCGGGCGATCTTGGGTGTGATCCCTCGAGCCCGGACGAGGCGGCGGTATTTGTCGAAGTCGTAGCCCCGGTCGGCGAAGAGCCGTCGAGGGTGGCTTCGGGGTCGGCCGCGTAACCCGCGGACCGGCGGGATGGCGTCCAGAAGCGGCATGAGTTGGGTGACGTCGTGGCGGTTTCCGCTGGTCAGCGTGACGACGAGCGGTGTGCCGTGCCGGTCGACGATGAGGTGGTGTTTGCTGCCGGGCCGAGGCACGGTCGACCGGCGAAGGTCCGGTGTGAGCCCCCCTTTGAGGGCCCTGACGTGAGAGCCGTCGATCGCGGCGTCATCCATCTCCAGCAGGCCTTCTCTGCGTAGTTCCGCCAGAAGAACCTCGTGCAGGCGGGGCCATACCCCGGCCTCGGTCCAGTCCCGCAGCCGCCGCCAGGCCGTCACCCCGCTGCAGCCGACCTGCTCTGCGGGAACGTCCCGCCAGCTCACGCTCTTGCACAGCACATAAACGATGCCCCGCAACGCAGCCCGGTCATCCGCCGGCAACCGCCCGGGATACCGATGCCGCCGAGGCGGACGAGCAGGCAAGAGCGACGCCACACGTTCCCACAGGTCATCAGGCACAAGATCAGCAGACACCCAACAGATCCTGCCGCCACCACACCCAACTGCCAAGCCCCACACCGAACTTCATTCTGAAACGATCAGTAAGCCTCCGTACTGGACACCACGAGATTGGCGTTCCGGGGCAGTCCTCTGCGTCCCCCGCAGGAGCCATCCTGCGGCGTAGCCCTCCAGAGCTACGCGGGTCCGGGAGCAGCATGATGGAAATCCCTGAAATTCCGCCGGTTCCCATCGCCCATGCGCGGGTGGGGCCTGGATCCGGGATGGCGTGGGCGTGTAGGGGTGCGCACGGGGCAATGCGGCGTTTTCAGCGGGCGGCGTTGCCGGGGGTGATCAGGCCGGTTTCGTAGGCGAAGATGGCGGCCTGGGTGCGGTCGCGTAGTTGCAGTTTGCGTAGGATGCGGCCGAAGTGGGTCTTGACCGTCTCTTCGGAAACGACCAGTTTCTGGGCGATTTCGGCGTTGGACAGGCCCTGGGCCACGTGTGCGAGGACTTCGGTCTCGCGGTTGGTGAGGGCGTCGATGCGCACCCCGGTCG
Proteins encoded in this window:
- a CDS encoding VOC family protein, translating into MPRRLSYRQGTPNWVELLTTDPEGARSFYGRLFHWEFEERPMYGGSACSVAVMNDGVVAALVSPAPGTATQETSATWRTHLAVDDVDATATGFEAAGGRLLTPPVDALESGRVAFGEDVIGVGVGLWQAKDHIGATVVNEPGAFIWSELMTPRTEAAAAFYEQVFGLTTTTVDLAGTPFTGFTVGGEMIGGLIPPQREGVQPRWIVYFCVADVDEAVERVGKLGGAVVHGPIDTPVGPLAALHDPQGAAFSIWAFNGETQ
- a CDS encoding DUF6233 domain-containing protein, whose product is MVPMAPPSRSEAPRAGVELPKPPARDEARNALCDGGVRACEICRPDSERGIVN
- a CDS encoding helix-turn-helix domain-containing protein — its product is MLGRRGLLRLNSWRRTGLTAGGPLRYHRGHAVSTRGRADRRTPAVPRGVTAPGQAAERFAQGEASEVIARDLRVSARSIQRWRQMWNEGGPRALRSHGSTSLPRLRGPNRSC
- a CDS encoding transposase, which produces MLYAVEGEDLNSSVVSCDCLAHRFGNAADQPDRAPAYGTDLTNAEWQEIRPLLPVPAWLEGRGGRPEGYCHRQMLDAVFYVLDNGIKWRAMPVDFPAWDRVTPSSADGGRPG
- a CDS encoding IS5 family transposase; its protein translation is MSADLVPDDLWERVASLLPARPPRRHRYPGRLPADDRAALRGIVYVLCKSVSWRDVPAEQVGCSGVTAWRRLRDWTEAGVWPRLHEVLLAELRREGLLEMDDAAIDGSHVRALKGGLTPDLRRSTVPRPGSKHHLIVDRHGTPLVVTLTSGNRHDVTQLMPLLDAIPPVRGLRGRPRSHPRRLFADRGYDFDKYRRLVRARGITPKIARRGTTHGSGLGRTRWVVERTFAWLHQFKRLRIRYEIRADLHLALLQLACSIICLRRLRTSF
- a CDS encoding alpha/beta hydrolase, giving the protein MFTNRRPAALPAAIPPGRVKRTLRVVVALIASVVAFLTTTIMLGAYFPAIPKAGVIGPVLGGQYPFHIAILALVGVLLGALAWRSGLARWGRVLTAVTTLSIVAALAIGGIQFSAAQKAGTKVSFGEIFSQLAYPNATPDTTQVYAARDGQALKADLYLAKHSRNSKVPAILLAHAGGFRTFDKSDLRGTGRWLADHGVAAIAVDYSLATPSRPTWNAAPQDLLSALRWVQDHADEYSVDLSRISMGGMSAGALSP
- a CDS encoding prolyl oligopeptidase family serine peptidase, which gives rise to MNTAYRLQNGTIHATDGPTPKPPSSVVGFYPGTDVTQMWKDNVSGSREAAELFTGGTPDQYPERYREVSPTTDIRKGLQRTLLVVGDRDRSARPETIKGFAASLRADGLDTTFKELPFAEHAFDDAYGSLTSQTSRQILLDFLTKGNLQTRPSL
- a CDS encoding DUF3732 domain-containing protein — encoded protein: MTVTRLFQPMHQVVTGLSPDLQITVSDHADLPHAWYQEALRYNWRNGEKLIPTTWLDNQPTPETTPHTGDQKPLTYRS